One window of the Cryptomeria japonica chromosome 7, Sugi_1.0, whole genome shotgun sequence genome contains the following:
- the LOC131068959 gene encoding cyclin-dependent kinase B1-1, with translation MLDGCNALRNFHLKASCSFLIFFRNLDLIAMDAYEKLEKVGEGTYGKVYKAKDRKTGQLVALKKTRLESDEEGVPPTALREISLLQMLSQDLHVVRLLDVEHTESKTGKSLLYLVFEYMDSDLKKYIDTFRRSQTKMPPKLMKSFMYQICKGVAFCHSRGVMHRDLKPHNLLVDKEKGLVKVADLGLGRAFTIPIKKYTHEIVTLWYRAPEVLLGTTHYSTPVDMWSVGCIFAEMSRMHALFQGDSELQQLLHIFRYLGTPNEDVWPGVTKLRDWHAYPQWKQQDLSLAVPDLEPNGVDLLSKMLIYEPSKRISAKKAMQHPYFDDLDKSQF, from the exons ATGCTTGATGGTTGTAACGCTCTCCGAAACTTTCATCTGAAAGCAAGCtgttcatttttaatttttttccgaAACCTAGATTTGATAGCAATGGATGCGTATGAGAAGCTGGAGAAGGTTGGAGAAGGAACATATGGCAAGGTATACAAGGCCAAGGACAGGAAGACTGGGCAATTGGTAGCCCTCAAGAAGACCAGGCTCGAATCTGATGAGGAAGGCGTCCCTCCCACTGCCCTTCGTGAGATCTCCCTTCTGCAGATGCTTTCACAGGATCTTCATGTTGTAAG GCTGCTGGATGTGGAGCATACTGAAAGCAAAACTGGAAAGTCCCTTCTCTACTTGGTTTTTGAATACATGGACTCTGACCTAAAGAAATACATTGATACTTTTCGCCGCTCACAGACTAAAATGCCTCCCAAGCTAATGAAG AGCTTCATGTACCAGATATGTAAGGGAGTTGCTTTTTGCCACAGTCGTGGTGTAATGCATAG AGACTTGAAGCCTCACAATTTGCTTGTGGATAAAGAAAAGGGTTTGGTTAAAGTTGCGGATCTTGGATTGGGAAGGGCGTTCACCATTCCTATCAAAAAGTACACCCATGAG ATTGTAACTCTCTGGTATAGAGCACCTGAAGTGCTCTTGGGAACCACTCACTATTCCACACCTGTTGACATGTGGTCCGTTGGGTGTATTTTTG CTGAAATGTCCAGAATGCACGCTCTCTTTCAGGGAGATTCAGAACTGCAACAACTTCTTCATATTTTCAG GTATCTTGGAACTCCAAATGAAGATGTATGGCCAGGAGTGACTAAGTTGAGAGACTGGCATGCCTATCCTCAATGGAAGCAACAAGATTTAAGCCTCGCTGTTCCTGATTTGGAACCAAATGGTGTAGATTTGTTGTCT AAAATGTTGATTTATGAGCCATCCAAGAGAATCTCAGCCAAAAAGGCAATGCAGCATCCTTATTTTGATGATCTTGACAAATCTCAATTCTGA